One region of Melitaea cinxia chromosome 29, ilMelCinx1.1, whole genome shotgun sequence genomic DNA includes:
- the LOC123667674 gene encoding isochorismatase domain-containing protein 1-like isoform X1, with protein MARNLLKLGALEAQRTAFLLCDIQETFRPHVKHFGEVVRVANKMLEAAKHFKIPVYVSEQYPKGLGHTTKDINLDGAALVYEKTVFSMYNQELKDRLKKDIPNLESVVLFGIEAHVCIEQTVIDLRNEDISVHVLADGVSSRSLLDRSLALQRMQNIGCFVSSAENVLFKLLKDKNHPAFKDVSKLIKEPTSDTFALDVSAKL; from the exons atggctagaaatttattaaaacttggAGCATTAGAAGCACAGAGAACGGCGTTTTTACTGTGCGATATTCAAGAAACATTCAGACCACACGTAAAACACTTCGGAGAAGTTGTTAGAGTCGCAAATAAAATG TTAGAAGCGgcaaaacatttcaaaataccAGTATATGTGTCTGAGCAATACCCTAAAGGCTTGGGTCACACTACAAAGGATATTAATTTAGATGGAGCTGCCCTTGTCTATGAAAAAACTGTTTTTTCTATGTATAATCAGGAGCTAAAAGATAGACTGAAAAAAGATATACCTAACTTAGAATCAGTCGTACTCTTTGGCATTGAg GCCCATGTGTGTATAGAGCAAACGGTCATCGACTTACGCAATGAAGATATAAGTGTTCATGTGTTAGCCGATGGTGTGTCCTCACGATCTCTTCTGGACAGATCCCTTGCATTACAG cGAATGCAAAATATAGGTTGTTTTGTAAGCTCCGCTGAGAATGTTTTGTTCAAACTTTTGAAGGACAAGAATCACCCTGCTTTCAAAGATGTGTCTAAATTAATAAAGGAACCCACTTCTGATACTTTTGCCCTAGATGTCTCTGCCAAACTATGA